The genomic segment GCGGTGCTGATCGCGCTGGGCATCGCCGGGTGGGCCGGCGCGCTCATCGTGCGCCGCACCCTGGCCCCGCTGGACCGGGTCGCGGCCACCGCCACCCGGGTCTCCGAGCTACGGCTCGACCGCGGCGAGGTGCGGCTGGCCCAGCGTGTGCCCGAACGCGACACCGACCCGCGCACCGAGGTGGGTCAGGTCGGGGCCGCGCTCAACCAGATGCTCGACCACGTGGGCAACGCGCTCGAGGCCCGGCACGCCAGCGAGACCCAGGTCCGCCAGTTCGTCGCCGACGCCAGCCACGAACTGCGTACGCCGCTGGCCGCCATCCGCGGCTACGCCGAGCTCAGCCGGCGCAGCCGGGCCACCGTCCCCGACGAGATCGCGCACGTGCTCAACCGGGTCGAGTCCGAGGCCAAGCGGATGACCGGCCTGGTCGAGGACCTGCTGCTGCTGGCCCGCATCGACGCCGGCCGGCCGCTCGCGCACGACCCGGTCGACCTGACCATGCTCGTCGTCGACTCGGTCAGCGACGCCCACGCCGCCGGGCCACGCCACTCCTGGCAGCTCGACCTGCCCGAGGAGCCGGTCGTCGTGATCGGCGACGGCGCGCGGCTGCATCAGGTGCTGGCCAACCTGCTGGCCAACGCGCGCACGCACACCCCCGAGGGCACAACCGTCACGGTCGGAGTCAGCTCGACATCCGGCTCGGCCGTGCTGCGCGTCACCGACAACGGTCCGGGCATCCCGTACGAGTTGCAGCCGCACATCTTCGAGCGGTTCGCCCGCGGTGACAGCTCCCGCTCGCGCGCCGCCGGCAGCACCGGGCTCGGCCTGTCGATCGTGCACGCCGTCGTGCAGTCCCACCAGGGTCACGTCGCCGTGGAAAGCGTTCCCGGCCGCACCGTCTTCACGGTCGTCCTGCCGCTGTCCGTCTCATCAGCTGAGCAGTTCGCGCAAATAGCTCCGCCCGCGACCTGAGGCGCTATGCTGTCCGACGTGACTCAGACGTTCTATTGGTTTACGAGGCCGGCTCCCGCCGGTGCCTCAGCCATGACCATCGTCTGAGACACCACGCCAGAGCCGGCCCGGGCAGCGACACGATGTCGCTGCCTTTTTGTTTGCCGGCTCTCAGGGTGGGGGCCGGCGCAGAAGTGGAGAACACCGTGACTGCCCCCGAGGTTCAGCGCGTTCGTGACCAGCGCATCGAGGCCGTCGTCCCGCTGATGAGCCCCGCGCTGCTGCACCACGAGCTGCCGCTGACGAGCGAGTTGCACGACACCGTGCTGGAGGGCCGCCGCCAGGTCGAGGACGTGCTCAACCGCCGAGATCCGCGGCTGCTCGTCGTCGTCGGCCCGTGCTCCGTGCACGACCCCGCCGCCGCCGGCGAGTACGCCTCGCTGCTGTCCGGCGCGGCCGAGCGCTTCGCCGACGACCTGCTGATCGTGATGCGGGTCTACTTCGAGAAGCCGCGCTCCACCGTCGGCTGGAAGGGCCTGATCAACGATCCGGCGCTGGACGGCACGGGCGACGTCGGCACCGGACTGCGGATCGCCCGGCGGCTGCTGCTCGAGATCGTCGGCCGGGGGCTGCCGACCGCCGTCGAGTTCCTCGACCCGATCACCCCGCAATACATCGCGGACACGGTGAGCTGGGGCGCGATCGGTGCCCGGACGGTGGAGTCGCAGGTGCACCGGCAGCTCTCGTCGGGCCTGTCGATGCCGATCGGGATGAAGAACCGCCCCGACGGCAGCATCTCCACCGCGATCGACGCGATCCACGCCGCCGCCGTGCCGCACGTCTTCCCCGGCATCGACTACTCCGGCACCCCGGCGATCCTGCACACCACCGGCAACCCGGACACCCACCTCGTGCTGCGCGGCGGCGGAGGCAAGCCCAACTACAGCGCCGCCGACGTGGCCCACGCGCTGGACCTGCTGCGCACGGCCGGCCTGCCGGAGCGCCTGGTGATCGACTGCTCGCACGGCAACAGCGGCAAGGACCACCTGCGCCAGCCCGTGGTCGCCGACGACGTGGCGCAGCAGATGGAGGCCGGTCAGCGCGGCATCAGCGGCGTCATGCTGGAGAGCTTCCTCGTGCCCGGCCGGCAGGACCTGGGCGGGCCGCTGACGTACGGCCAGTCGGTGACCGACGCGTGCATGGGCTGGGAGCCGACCGTCGAGGTGCTGGAGCGCCTGGCCACCGCCTCGGCCAAGCGGCGCGCGACTCACAGCTAGAGCACAGGCTTGGCATAACGGCGGGACAGGGCGGGCGCCGAATCTGGTCGAGGTAAATATCCGCTTTTCTGTGGAGAGCCTCGATGACCACGACGTTGCCCGTCCCGCCGCCGGTGGCGCAGGATGTACCTCCCCGTGCCCCCGCGCCCACCCCGGCCTGGGTGCGTCCGGCCCTGATCGCGCTGCTGGTGGCCACCGGTGTGCTCTACCTCTGGGGGCTCGGCAGAAACGGCTGGGCCAACGCGTTCTACTCGGCCGCCGTGCAGGCCGGCTCGGAGAGCTGGAAGGCGTTCTTCTTCGGCTCCTCCGACGCGGCCAACTCGATCACCGTCGACAAGACGCCCGCCTCGCTGTGGGTGATGGCCCTGTCGGCCCGCATCTTCGGCGTCAACGCCTGGAGCATCCTCGTGCCGCAGGCACTGATGGGCGTGGCCAGCGTCGGGCTGCTCTTCGCCACCGTACGGCGTTGGTACGGCCCGGCCGCCGGCCTGCTCGCGGGCGCGGTGCTGGCGCTCACGCCGATCGCGGTGCTGATGTTCCGGTTCAACAACCCGGACGCGTTGCTCGTGCTGCTCATGGTGGCCGGGGCCTATGCGACCGTACGGGCCGTCGAGAACGGTTCCACCAAGTGGATCGTGCTGGCCGGCGTCTTCGTCGGGTTCGGTTTCCTGGCCAAGATGCTGCAGGCCCTGCTCGTGGTGCCCGCGTTCGCGCTGGCCTACCTGATCGCCGGGCCGCCCAAGCTGGGCAAGCGGATCGGGCAGCTGCTGCTCTCGGGCCTGGCCGTGGTGGTCTCGGCCGGCTGGTACATCGCGATCGTCGAACTGGTGCCGGCCTCGATGCGGCCCTACATCGGCGGCTCGCAGAACAACAGCATCCTCGAACTCACCCTCGGCTACAACGGCCTGGGCCGGCTCAACGGCGACGAGACCGGCAGCGTCGGCGGTGGGGGCGGCGGCTTCGGCGGCGGGGGCATGTGGGGCTCGACCGGCCTGACCCGTATGTTCGACAGTGAGCAAGGCGGTCAGATCTCGTGGCTGCTCCCGGCGGCGCTGATCGTGCTGGTGGCGGGTCTGGTGATCACGGCCCGGCGGGCGCGCACCGACCGGCAGCGGGCCGGGCTGATCCTTTGGGGCGGCTGGCTGCTGATCACCGGGCTGGTCTTCAGCTTCATGCAGGGCATCTTCCACGCGTACTACACGGTGGCGCTGGCCCCGGCGGTCGGCGCGGTGGTCGGCATGGGCGTGGCCCTGCTCTGGGCGCGGCGCCGCACCGTGGTGGCCGCCGTGACGCTCGCGGCGACCGTGGCCATCACGGCCTGGTGGTCCTACCACCTGCTCGGGCTCAGCCCCGACTTCCTGCCCTGGCTGCGCTGGGTCGTGCTGATCGGCGGTCTGACGGGCGCGGTGGCGCTGCTCGGGGCGCTGCGGCTGCCGGCTCGGGTCGCGGCGCTGGCGGCGGGGGTCTCGCTGGCCGCGGTGCTGGCCGGACCGGCGGCGTACGCGGTGCAGACCGCCTCCGAGGCGCACACCGGCTCGATTCCCTCGGCCGGGCCGGCCACCACGGGCGGGTTCGGCGGCGGGCCCGGGCGCGGCGGCTTCCGCGGTGGCGGCGGGCGTAGCAACGGTGGCTTCCCCGGCGGTGGGCAGGGCTTCCCGGGCGGTGGGCAGGGCTTCCCGGGCGGTGGGCAGGGCTTCCCGGGCGGTGGCCAGGGCTTCCCCGGCGGCACCGGCCAGAACGGCGGCGCCCCGGGCGGCACCTCGCAAGGCGGGCCCCAGGGCGGCACCTCGCCGGGTGGGACGTCTCAGGGCGGCGGCTTCCCCGGCGGCAACGGCGGCGGCGGGATGCGTGGCGGCGGCATGGGCGGCCTGCTCGACGCGGCCACGGTCAGCGACGAGATGAAGGCTCTGCTCGAGGCGAACGCCGACCAGTACACCTGGGTCGCGGCCGCGGTCGGCTCCCAGAGCGCGTCGGGCTACCAGCTGGCGACCGGCGACCCGGTGATGGCGGTCGGCGGCTTCAACGGCAGCGACCCGTCCCCCACGCTGGCCCAGTTCCAGCAGTACGTGGCCGAGGGCAAGATCCACTACTTCATCGGCGGGGGTGGCTTCGGCGGCCGCAGTTCGGGTGGCAGCAGCGCCAGCTCGGAGATCGCGTCCTGGATCTCGGAGAACTTCACGGCCCAGACCGTCGGCAACACCACTGTCTACGACCTGAGCCAGTCCGCCGGCGGCACCACCGCCTGATCACATCGCTTCCTCTGACGGCCGGTTTCCCGTACGGGGAACCGGCCGTTTGCTTTGCCCTCGGACAGGCTCACAGTGGGCGCACAGGCCGGCCACAAAACGCGCTTAGCCACGGCGATCATCGTGGTGTCATGAACACGACGCAGCCCTCGCCCACAGCGGCCGCGACCCGTTTCGACGCCCCGGTGCTCGACGTGGTCGTCCCGGTCTACAACGAGGAGATCGACCTCGAGCCGTGCGTGCGACGGCTGCACGGCTACCTCGCGGCACACTTCCCGTACCGATTCCGCATCACGATCGCCGACAACGCGAGCACCGACTCGACGGCGTCAGTGGCCGGCCGGCTGGCCGGTGAACTGACCGAGGTCGAGTGGGTGCACCTGCCGGAGAAGGGCCGCGGCCGCGCGCTGAAACACGTGTGGACACATTCCGACGCAGCGGTCATGGCCTACATGGACGTGGACCTGTCGACCGATCTGGGTGCGCTGCTGCCGCTGGTCGCCCCGCTGATCAGCGGCCACTCCGACCTGGCGATCGGCTCCCGGCTGGCCCGCGGTTCCCGGGTGGTGCGCGGCGCCAAGCGGGAGTTCATCTCGCGCAGCTACAACCTGATCCTGCGCGGCACCCTGTCCGCCCGTTTCTCCGACGCGCAGTGCGGCTTCAAGGCGATCCGTTCCGACGTCGCCGCACAGCTGCTGCCGATGGTCGAAGACACCGGCTGGTTCTTCGACACCGAGATGCTGGTGCTGGCCGAACGGGCCGGCCTGCGCATCCACGAAGTGCCGGTCGACTGGATCGACGACCCCGACAGCCGGGTCGACATCGTCTCGACAGCGATGGCCGACCTGCGCGGGATCGCCCGCCTGCTACGGGCCTTCGGCGCGGGCCGCCTCCCCCTGGCCACACTGCGCGAACAACTCGGCCGCAACCCGCTGCCGGTCACCGGGGTGCCGGCCGGCCTGACCGGTCAGCTCATCCGCTTCGCCGCCATCGGGGCGGCCAGCACACTGGCCTACCTGGCCCTGTACGCCCTGCTGCGCCTGGGCCTGAACCCGCAACCCGCCAACCTGCTGGCCCTGCTGGCCACGGCCATCGCCAACACGGCAGCCAACCGCCGCCTGACCTTCAACGTACGAGGAACCGACGGCGCGTGGCGGCACCAGGCCCAAGGCCTGCTCGTCTTCGCCGTGGGCCTGGGCCTGACCAGCGGCGCCCTGGCCCTGCTGGACGCCCTGCACACCGCCCCGGCCAAACCGGTCGAACTGGCCGTCCTGATCGTGGCCAACCTGCTGGCCACCGCGGTCCGCTTCCTGATGCTCCGGCTCTGGGTCTTCCGCTCCCGCCGAGCCACGGCCCACGCCACGACGTAGCCCCGCGCCACCTTTTGCGACCGCCGTCCAGTCCGCGAACGCCGCCTCACCTTTGCACCCAACCAACCCGAACACACCCCGCTCGCTCCTCAAGACACTCCTTCTCGCGTCCCTGCAGAGCCTTCTTCGCGGACCTCCTGAACGACTTTCGGCATATGTCCACATGGGGAGGCGAGACGGCTCGCCCCTGATCCACACAAAGCCGGCCGCCCGCAGCAAACATGTCGCCGGCCGGCCGAGGGCGCGGCGCGGACGTAACCAGCCAGTCAGTAATAAGCCCGGTCGTGGCTCAACACGGTCGCAGCACGACGTCGGCGCGGTCGTGTCCGGTCCGGGCGCGGCTTGACGTCGGTGGTGTGGGCGAAGCGGGGTCAGTGCTCCGGTGGGAGTTGGTCGGGGGTGATGCGACGGGGGCGGCCCGGTGGGCGGCGGAGCAGGGCCGCGGCGATCACCAAGATGGCGCAGAAGGCGGCGGCCGCGGCGGCGATCCACCAGCCGAGGACGCCGAGGATGACGGCGGCGGTCCAGATGACCACTGCGGTCAAAATCAGCGACAAAGACGGGCGTTTGGGGCGGGGTGGTTCGAGGCGGCCGCTGGTCATGCGGGCGCAGAATTCTGGGTCATCACGCCTCAGCTGACGCTCCAACTGCGCCAGACGTCGGCTGTCTTCCCTGCTCAACATGTCGCCACCTCCGGTCGGGTCGCGGCCACGCCCCATCGAACGGCACGCACTCCGATCAATGCCATTGTTACTCACGTGTTGCCTTTCGGATACCTCCAGAATTCTCCGCGGCCCTCCGGCCGGGACCGGGAGCACTCCGACCAGCCCGAACGCCCGCAAATCGCTCCCCACGGGTGGGCCGCCGGCCACGGGTGAAGCCCGGCGGTGATCACTCGAAGGCGACCCTGGCCTCGGGCACCTCGCGAGCCCGCGCGACCTCGAACGACTCCTTCTCCACCTGTTTGCGGCGGGCGGGCGGCACTGTGTCGAACGTCGTCACGGTCAGGTCGACCCGCTTGCCCGACATCTTCGCGCGCCACACCCCGGCCACCTCGCCGTCGATCAGGAGGGCGCCCGGGTTGCCCAGGGTTCGCCACACTTCCTTCTGCCGCTCGCGGTCGGGCACCAGCACGTCACGGTCGCGGGCCTGCAGCAGGGGATCCATCGGCGGGACGAAGCGGACACCATCGCGGCTCGCGGCCGACTTCAGCTCGTCGATCGCCTCGACGGGCAGCCACGCCTTGCGACCCTCCACGGTGACCGGTGTCAGCCGATCCCCGGGCCACACGGATTTCATCTCGGCCGTCGAACTGCCCAGATATTTGCCCACCTCGAGCGGACCGGCCGGACCCAGCAACCGCAGATACGTCAGGATCAGCTCGGCGATTCCCGCATTTCCGGCTGGGATCGGCGGCGCCTCGGGCAGCGGGCCGAGCATCGCGTCGCGGCCGCGCGACAGCACCTCGACCCCGCCCGCGAGCCCGGAATGCTGCCAGACGTTGCCCGCGATGTGCCGGGCCTGGCAACTGCGGCAGTCATAGGTCAGGGCCGCGGGCACCCGCTTGCTGACCTCGGTGCTCACTTCGCCGCGCGGCATCGGCTCGTGCACCACCTCGCGGAACGCCGCCGCGGTGGCCCGGAAGGCCTCGATGCCGAGCTTCCCGCCGTCGGGGATCTGACCACTCTTGATGCGGGCCGACGCGTCGGCGTCACTGATCGGCCACAACTGTTTGACCAGCGCCGCCAGGTCGGCCCGGCGATGCAGGTGGGGCGCCCCGCGCGTGGCCCAGACGGTGATCAGCCGAGGGTCGGCGAGGGCGGCGCCGGTGCGGGCGGCCAGCGCGACCTGGGCCGAGCCGGGCGTGTACTCCTGCACGCCGAGAGCGAGAACGGGCAGGTCGGCGGGCCGGACCGAACCGCGCTCGGCCAACCCCAGCGCGGCGACTCGATAGGCCATTGCTCGGGCACGGTCGACGTTGACCACGGCACCCCCAGGAATCTCAGGTGCGACGACGGTACCGCCGGGAGGCGACATTTCTCAGCCGGTCGCGACGGGTGTCGGGCTGCCGTTCCACCAGCTCCCACGTGTCGAGGCGGCTGGAACCGTGCGGGCCTTCCTGCAGGATCGGCGGCTCACCGGTGAGCCGGTAACCGCAATGCCGGGCCACAGCCGTGCTGCCGACGTTACCGGGATCGATGCGCAGCAGGAGGCGGCTCAGGTGCAGACTGCCCTGCGCGTACGAGGAAAGCAGGGACAGGGCGCCCGACGCGAGCCCACGCCGGCGCTCCCCCGCGTCGACCAGATAGCCCAGCTCGGCCTCCTTCAGCCCGAGGTCGACCCCGAACAGCGTGACCTCACCGAGCGGGCGCGAACCATCGGTGGTGATCGCGAGCTGGATCCGCCGGCCGCCGACGCGATTCTGATAACAGCGCTTCAGGTACGCGATGCCGGCCTCGACGTCGAACGGCGACGGCATCGGTGACCAGCGGGCGATCTCGGGCTCGTCGAGCATGCGGACCAGGTCGTCGAGGTCGTCGGCGCGCCATTCGCGCAGGATGATGCCGTCCCCCGTCAGTGTGAGCGGATAGGGCAGACGGCTGGCGGCCATGATTGAATCCTGCCCTTAAGGACCGGTTGCGGCCAGTAGCGCAGGATATGAAGCCCATGAGTGATTGGTCATGCCGTCACCGTCGGATAGCCGCTATCGCTCGCAGCGCGTTCGCGGGATGATGCACGGATCTTGAGGGCTCCTCTGCCCAATGTGGAGGGTTACCGGGTGCGTTGATCGGTGAAGTCGTAACGTTGACCCCGTGGAGGAACAGACCACGACGACCCGGCGCGGCGAAACGTACGCCGGCAGATCTCGCGAGCAGCGGTCCAACGAGCGGCGCGCGCGGATCATGGCGTCGGCGGTGCACCTGTTCGGGACGCGCGACTACGACGACGTCACCGTGGCCGACATCTGCGCCGGTGCAAAAGTGTCCAAACGGTACTTCTACGAGCATTTCGACGATCGTCCGGACCTGCTGCTCAAGGTGAACCGCGACCAGAACGAGTGGTTGCTGCGCGGCGTGGCCGCGGCGATCCCCGAGCGGCCGGCCACGCTGGAGGAGTTGTTCCGGCCGGCTCTGCACACGCTCGTCGACATGCTGAAGAGCAACCCGGAGAGCGCCCGCGTGATCTACGTGAACGCTCCCCGGATGGAGACGCGGCGACGCGGCGTGCTGCGCGAGGACGCCCAGTTCGTCGCGGCCGTGCTGCGGCGTGCCGGCGGCCGGCCCCAGGACCAGAGCGGCTACGACCGTACGCTCCTGGCCCTGGTGGCGGGCCTGAGTGAGGTGATCATCGACTGGATCTCGCACGACATGGTCGGCGACCCCGACCGCCTCGCCGACCACCTGACCGGCATCGCCCTGGCCCTCACCACCAGAGCAGCCGTCCTGTGAAATCGCCCGCATCCGGCGGCGCCATCGCCCAGCCGCCTGCTCCCGGCCGCGCCATCTGCCAGCCGGCCACATCCGGCGGCGCCATCCACCAGCCGGAACATCCCGGCGGCGCGAGCCGCGAAACCGGCCGTCACAGGCGACGAGCCGTGATCTCCACTCCGGCCGCCCGCAGGCGCGTCACCAAGGCGTCGCCCAGGCCCGTGGCCGGGGTCAGCACGCCGCCCGGCGAGGCCGGCAACGCGTCGCGATCGTGCACCAGGGCCAGCGCCGACTCGCCGAGCATGACCGCGGTCGCCGCGTACCCCGGGTCGCCCTTGGCCCGGAAACGGGCCGTGTAGCGGGCGCCGGTCGTCGTCGTGGTGAAGAAGTCCAAGGTGAAGTGGCCTTCCCGCTGCGCCCGCTCGCTCGGGCCATTGCCCGGTTTGGGCAGCAGGCGGTCCAGCACGAACCGGGTCGGCGGCAGCATCATGCCCGCCACCAGGGCGCCGAAGCCGACCTTGACCCCGTTTGCCACGAGCGGTGAAAGGGACGACGCCCCGACGCTGAGCAGCTCGCGATAGCGGAAGCGGCGTCCGTAGCGCCAGTTGAGCAGGGCGTTGCTGCGCCGGACGACGCGGGTGTTGTACGACGCCATGAAGAACGGCGCGAGCGTGCCGCGCAGCGTCGGATCCACGTCGGCGCCGCGCACGGTGGCGACGTCGCTCTGCCGGCCCAGGTCGGGCTCGCCGGCCCGGTCGGGGCTGAGCGAGTAGGGGCTCGCGGCCAGCCGGCGCAGGCCGCGATCGTTCTTGACCGCGTCGAGCTGCTGGCGCATCGAGTCGATCGTGCCGCCACTGACCCCGCCCCGCATGCTGGTCACGACCATCGTGGTGTCGGTGAGCTCCCCGGCGCCGTCGGCCGCGACCTGCTGCGCGAGGACGTGGACGCCCAGGTCGGAGGGGACCGAGTCGAAACCGCAGGAGTGCACGATCCGGGCGCCTGTGCGCGCGGCCGTCTCGTGGTTGGCGTCGATGCTCCGCCGGGCGAAGACCACCTCGCCGGTCAGGTCGACGTAGTCCGTGCCGGCTTCGGCGCACGCCCGGGCCAGCGCCTGGCCGAACTTCAGGTACGGCCCCACTGTCGTCACCACGACCCGGGTCGAGGCGGCGAGGCGGGCCAGTGCCTCGGTGTCGGCGGCGTCGGCCACGATGATCGGCCAGTCGACGCCCAGCTTGTCGCGGACGGTGGCCACGCGCGGCTCGGAGCGCCCGGCCAGGGCCAGAAGCGTGCCCTCCGGCGCGTGTTCGGCGAGGTAACGGGCGGTCACCGCGCCGACAAACCCGGAGGCGCCGTAGACGACGATATCGTGATCCCTGGCTCGATCGGTCATGGTTCTGGATTCTGCATCAGCGCTCCGCCAACCGCTCGTTCGGTTTAGTCTCAAGCCGTTTGTTCCTCTATCGATCCGGCTGGTGAGGGGTCTTTCACGGCCTCAGAGCCGGCCCTGTCCGCGCTGCGCGGACACCGCGGGCGGAACGCCGAGTCCTGCCGCCGCCCGACGGGACGAACCTCAACGGCATGGAGCGGGGGACCCACGTTCCTCGGCGCGTCCGCGCGCCTCGGGGTGAAGCCGCCACACCACGCGGCCGGGCACCTCAGCCCGAACCCGACAGCTGACCTCGCAGGCGTGGAGGGTTCATGTCATGGCACGAGTCTGTCCATCTGCCCGCGCCGCACTAGCCATCGCCACCGCGGGCGTCACCGGCATCACCTCTCTGATCGGGCCGATCGCCACCACGCCGGCCGCCGCCGCACCCGCGGCCACGGCCGAGGTCAACTGGGACGCCATCGCCGAATGCGAGTCGGGCGGCGACTGGAGCATCAACACGGGCAACGGCTATTACGGCGGCCTGCAGTTCAGCCGCAGCACCTGGCGCGCCTACGGCGGGTCACGGTTCGCTCGCACCGCCGACCAGGCCAGCCGGACCGAGCAGATCGCGATCGCCGAACGCGTGCGCGACGGCCAGGGCCTGGGGGCCTGGCCCACATGCGGCCGTCGAGCCTCGTCGACCAGGCAGTATCGAGCCGCCCAACTCGCCGAGGCCCGCGCTGACAGAGCAGCCGCGGCGGCAACGGCTCAAGCAACAACCACTGACGCACCGACTGCACAAGCCACCGCGACAGCCGGCTCGGTCACCCGCTCGACGCCTACCCGTGCGAAGAAACGCGTCTACATCGTGCGCGCCGGAGACACCTTGGCCGTGATCGCCCAGCGGACGAACTATCCCGGCGGCTGGCGCGCCCTGCACCGCCTCAACCGCGACGTGCTCAGCAGCCCGCACCGGATCTATCCCGGTCAGCCGCTCGCGCTGTGACAGACGCCGGTCGCCTCAGGCCGGGTTGACGAATTCCGGCTGGTCGAGGACACGCAACCATGTGCCGTCAGGCTGACGACGCACCACCTGGGCCCGGGCGCCGGCACCGTCGCTCGGCGGCGTCGACGTCAGGGCCAGGTCGCCGCTGATCAGCGTGGGCAACGGCTCCTCGGGCGTGAAGGACGGCATGTGCGGCAGAGCCTCCTCCCACAGCCGCTGGATCGCGGCCCGGCCGACGGTCTGGCGGCCGGGCGGATAGGCCATCACCGCGTCTTCCTCATAGAGCAGAGCCAGCCCTTCGGCGTCTTTGGCGTTGGCACGCTCAACGAAGAGGCGGGTCAGGTCTTCGGGACGGTTGGCCTTCTCGCGTTCGGTCATGCGTCCACCTTGCTCCGGCCGGGTCGACAAGTCCAACGCATAGTTCTTATGGGAACTAGCATTGGGAGTTATGGAACTGCGTCAGCTGGAGTACTTCGTAACCGTGGCCGAGGAGGCGAACTTCACCCGGGCCGCCGAACGCGTGCGCATCACCCAGTCCGGCGTGAGTTCGCAGGTCAAGGCGCTGGAGCACGAGATCGGAGCGCCGCTGTTCGACCGTTCGGGACGCACCGCCCGCCTCACCGAGACGGGTGCGGCCGCCCTCCCGTACGCGAAAGCAGCCCTGGAGGCCGCCGCCGGTCTGCGGCAGGCAGTGGACGAGGTGCGGGGGCTCGTGCGAGGACAGCTGACGGTCGGGATGGTGACCGGATGCGAGGTCAAGCCGCTGTTCGCCGCGCTGGCCGCCTTCAGCCGCGAGCATCCGGCGATCGAGCTCGACCTGATCGAGGACAACTCCGACCGGCTCGTCGCGGGTGTGCGGGTCAGCACGGTGGACGTGGCCCTGGTGGGCGTGGCCGGCGAACCTCCGCAACACCTGGAGTCGCAGGTGATTGTGCGCGAAGGTCTGGCCGCCATGGCGCCCGCCGACTCCGAAGTGGCCCGCCTCGACCGCATCCCGTTGACCGAGCTCGTCGCGCATCCGCTGGTCACTCTGCCCGCTGGCACCGGCGTCCGCACCGTGCTCGACGAATCGTGCCTGGCCGCGAGCCTGTTCCCCAATGTGGTGCTGGTCGCGTCGGCGCCGGGCGCAGTGGCCGAGCTGGCGTCGCGCGGCCTCGGCCTGGGCGTGCTCAGCGAGTCCATGGCGACCGCGTTTCCGCAGCTCAAAACCATTCCCATTGATCCCGTACGGATCCCCGCCCTGCTCACCCTGACCTGGCGCCCACGGGTCAGTCCCGCACTGGCTGCCCTGCTCCCGCACCTGCGCGAAGCGTTCGCCACCGGAGCAAGCCCTCTGACGAACCCCTAAGCGGCGAGGTCGGCCAGCTCGACGCCCGGATCGGCCAGCCGCTTCCGGTCGACCACGGCCCGCGAATGGATCAACTCCCCGATCCGGTCGGCCACATCCCAGATGTTGACGTTCATACCCGCCGCGACCCGGCCGTCGACCAGCCAGAACGCGATGAACTCGCGAGCGCCGAGATCACCGCGGACGACCACCTCCGCGCCGGGTGGGGCGAACCCCGTGTACTCCATGCCGAGGTCGTACTGGTCGGTAAAGAAATACGGCAGACGGTCGTACGCGACCGGCTGACCGAGCATCGCCCGGGCCGCGGCCTGTCCGGTGTGGATGGCGACGTCCCAGTGCTCGACCCGCACCCGCCGCCCGAGGAAGGCGTGGTCGACGTGCGCGATGTCGCCGGCCGCGAAGATGTCGGGATCGCTGGTGGCGAGGCTCGACGAGACGAGCACGCCGTCGTCGACCGCGAGACCGGCGTGGTCGGCCAGGGCGACGTTGGGGTTCACGCCGACGCCGGCGATCACCACGTCGGCCGGCAGACGGCGACCGTCGGCCAGCACCACTTCAGCCGGGGTGACCTCGATGACGCGAGTACCCAGCACGAGTTCGGTGCCGTGGGCCCGGTGCAGGTCGGCGAAGACCTGGGCCATCTCGTCGCCGAGCACCTTCTGCAGCGGCAGCGCGCCCGACCCCACGACGGTCACCTGCGCGCCACGGCTGCGGGCGGCCGCGGCAACCTCGAGACCGATCCA from the Paractinoplanes abujensis genome contains:
- a CDS encoding LysR family transcriptional regulator; translation: MELRQLEYFVTVAEEANFTRAAERVRITQSGVSSQVKALEHEIGAPLFDRSGRTARLTETGAAALPYAKAALEAAAGLRQAVDEVRGLVRGQLTVGMVTGCEVKPLFAALAAFSREHPAIELDLIEDNSDRLVAGVRVSTVDVALVGVAGEPPQHLESQVIVREGLAAMAPADSEVARLDRIPLTELVAHPLVTLPAGTGVRTVLDESCLAASLFPNVVLVASAPGAVAELASRGLGLGVLSESMATAFPQLKTIPIDPVRIPALLTLTWRPRVSPALAALLPHLREAFATGASPLTNP
- a CDS encoding TetR/AcrR family transcriptional regulator — protein: MEEQTTTTRRGETYAGRSREQRSNERRARIMASAVHLFGTRDYDDVTVADICAGAKVSKRYFYEHFDDRPDLLLKVNRDQNEWLLRGVAAAIPERPATLEELFRPALHTLVDMLKSNPESARVIYVNAPRMETRRRGVLREDAQFVAAVLRRAGGRPQDQSGYDRTLLALVAGLSEVIIDWISHDMVGDPDRLADHLTGIALALTTRAAVL
- a CDS encoding DNA glycosylase AlkZ-like family protein — its product is MAYRVAALGLAERGSVRPADLPVLALGVQEYTPGSAQVALAARTGAALADPRLITVWATRGAPHLHRRADLAALVKQLWPISDADASARIKSGQIPDGGKLGIEAFRATAAAFREVVHEPMPRGEVSTEVSKRVPAALTYDCRSCQARHIAGNVWQHSGLAGGVEVLSRGRDAMLGPLPEAPPIPAGNAGIAELILTYLRLLGPAGPLEVGKYLGSSTAEMKSVWPGDRLTPVTVEGRKAWLPVEAIDELKSAASRDGVRFVPPMDPLLQARDRDVLVPDRERQKEVWRTLGNPGALLIDGEVAGVWRAKMSGKRVDLTVTTFDTVPPARRKQVEKESFEVARAREVPEARVAFE
- a CDS encoding transglycosylase family protein, coding for MARVCPSARAALAIATAGVTGITSLIGPIATTPAAAAPAATAEVNWDAIAECESGGDWSINTGNGYYGGLQFSRSTWRAYGGSRFARTADQASRTEQIAIAERVRDGQGLGAWPTCGRRASSTRQYRAAQLAEARADRAAAAATAQATTTDAPTAQATATAGSVTRSTPTRAKKRVYIVRAGDTLAVIAQRTNYPGGWRALHRLNRDVLSSPHRIYPGQPLAL
- a CDS encoding GNAT family N-acetyltransferase translates to MAASRLPYPLTLTGDGIILREWRADDLDDLVRMLDEPEIARWSPMPSPFDVEAGIAYLKRCYQNRVGGRRIQLAITTDGSRPLGEVTLFGVDLGLKEAELGYLVDAGERRRGLASGALSLLSSYAQGSLHLSRLLLRIDPGNVGSTAVARHCGYRLTGEPPILQEGPHGSSRLDTWELVERQPDTRRDRLRNVASRRYRRRT
- a CDS encoding YybH family protein translates to MTEREKANRPEDLTRLFVERANAKDAEGLALLYEEDAVMAYPPGRQTVGRAAIQRLWEEALPHMPSFTPEEPLPTLISGDLALTSTPPSDGAGARAQVVRRQPDGTWLRVLDQPEFVNPA
- a CDS encoding saccharopine dehydrogenase family protein, with the translated sequence MTDRARDHDIVVYGASGFVGAVTARYLAEHAPEGTLLALAGRSEPRVATVRDKLGVDWPIIVADAADTEALARLAASTRVVVTTVGPYLKFGQALARACAEAGTDYVDLTGEVVFARRSIDANHETAARTGARIVHSCGFDSVPSDLGVHVLAQQVAADGAGELTDTTMVVTSMRGGVSGGTIDSMRQQLDAVKNDRGLRRLAASPYSLSPDRAGEPDLGRQSDVATVRGADVDPTLRGTLAPFFMASYNTRVVRRSNALLNWRYGRRFRYRELLSVGASSLSPLVANGVKVGFGALVAGMMLPPTRFVLDRLLPKPGNGPSERAQREGHFTLDFFTTTTTGARYTARFRAKGDPGYAATAVMLGESALALVHDRDALPASPGGVLTPATGLGDALVTRLRAAGVEITARRL